A single region of the Hyalangium gracile genome encodes:
- a CDS encoding response regulator, protein MAGTILLVDDDRFFRELATEMLTRRGYRVVAAEDGPRALEEAALTRFDLVITDVMMPGMDGFELTAKLRERNPDQEVLLVSARPDVKGSEMALKAGAADCLTKPVEDADLYLVVDRALQRVALRHERAQLRDENLEFTRDQNLHRRCLEFLAYPDLEGLQERVTADLAAVCDAQSAALWLGDDRGELVLRAYRGLLDRQFLVERMKPEGALAARLRDAAPWLVREERSPVLYVPLVAGGELMGLAQLSDPIGGEFLPEHVRQARVIGDFAAVGVKNGRRMLALQRLGLRDRDTAAYNLSYFTDYASKEIYKARRYGRTFSLLTFSIDNLPLVRVRLGAGDAKKAVRGIIRALSRIIRDSDVIAKASDQEFYLLLPETDFFGALMFVRRAVAAVRDEPDVQEVEGKLPLALVGGASTFPKDGEDFDELVHRCRRRMDERRASLQRRLLLDGLPFWDEVELLLGMPSSPKLPSDERAEPSRRGKVSDVLFDELQAEIARELLRDPGSRGLLYVGGPEIRADLPIASGLETAPPELASRIYLLGRRLDLDSHPAVTPVFLEGDERVARHEFLFWLSEHASYALIQRRGKGATWGFHSSDTAVVDGLITKLQAEYDLQPY, encoded by the coding sequence GTGGCAGGCACCATCCTCCTCGTCGACGACGACCGTTTCTTCCGAGAGCTCGCCACGGAGATGCTCACGCGCCGGGGCTACCGGGTGGTCGCGGCGGAGGACGGTCCTCGCGCGCTGGAGGAGGCGGCCCTCACTCGGTTCGATCTGGTCATCACGGACGTGATGATGCCGGGGATGGACGGCTTCGAGCTCACGGCGAAGCTGCGCGAGCGCAACCCGGACCAGGAAGTGCTGCTCGTCAGCGCCCGGCCGGACGTGAAGGGCTCGGAGATGGCGCTGAAGGCCGGAGCGGCCGACTGCCTCACCAAGCCGGTGGAGGACGCGGACCTCTACCTGGTGGTGGACCGGGCGCTGCAGCGGGTGGCGCTGCGCCACGAGCGGGCGCAGCTGCGCGACGAGAACCTCGAGTTCACGCGCGACCAGAACCTGCACCGGCGCTGCCTGGAGTTCCTCGCGTACCCGGATCTGGAGGGGCTGCAGGAGCGCGTCACGGCGGACCTGGCGGCGGTGTGCGACGCGCAGAGCGCGGCGCTGTGGCTGGGGGATGACCGGGGCGAGCTGGTGCTGCGGGCCTACCGGGGGCTGTTGGACAGGCAGTTCCTGGTGGAGCGGATGAAGCCGGAGGGCGCGCTGGCCGCTCGGCTGCGAGACGCCGCGCCGTGGCTGGTCCGGGAGGAGCGCTCGCCGGTGCTGTACGTGCCTCTGGTGGCGGGGGGGGAGCTGATGGGGCTGGCGCAGCTCTCGGACCCGATTGGCGGGGAGTTCCTGCCCGAGCACGTGCGGCAGGCGCGGGTGATTGGAGACTTCGCGGCCGTTGGAGTGAAGAACGGGCGGCGGATGCTGGCGCTGCAGCGGCTGGGGCTGAGGGACCGGGACACGGCGGCGTACAACCTCAGCTACTTCACGGACTACGCGTCGAAGGAGATCTACAAGGCGCGGCGCTACGGGCGGACGTTCTCTCTGCTGACGTTCTCGATCGACAACCTGCCGCTGGTGCGGGTGAGGCTGGGGGCGGGGGACGCGAAGAAGGCGGTGCGAGGCATCATCCGTGCGCTGTCGCGGATCATCCGGGACTCGGACGTGATCGCGAAGGCGAGCGATCAGGAGTTCTACCTGCTGTTGCCGGAGACGGACTTCTTCGGGGCGCTGATGTTCGTGCGGCGTGCGGTGGCGGCGGTGCGGGACGAGCCGGACGTGCAGGAGGTGGAGGGGAAGTTGCCGCTGGCGCTGGTGGGAGGGGCGAGCACGTTCCCGAAGGACGGCGAGGACTTCGACGAGTTGGTGCACCGCTGCCGGCGTCGCATGGACGAGCGGCGGGCGTCGCTGCAGCGGCGGCTGCTGCTGGACGGGTTGCCGTTCTGGGACGAGGTGGAGCTGCTGTTGGGGATGCCGTCGAGCCCGAAGCTGCCCTCGGACGAGCGGGCGGAGCCGTCGCGGCGGGGCAAGGTGTCGGACGTGCTGTTCGACGAGCTGCAGGCGGAGATCGCGCGGGAGCTGCTGAGGGATCCGGGCTCGCGCGGGCTGCTGTACGTGGGAGGGCCGGAGATCCGTGCGGATCTGCCGATCGCGTCAGGGCTGGAGACAGCGCCGCCGGAGCTGGCCTCGCGCATCTACCTGTTGGGGCGGCGGTTGGACCTGGACTCGCACCCGGCGGTGACGCCGGTGTTCCTGGAAGGGGACGAGCGGGTTGCGAGGCACGAGTTCTTGTTCTGGCTCTCGGAGCACGCCTCGTACGCGTTGATCCAGCGGCGGGGTAAAGGGGCGACGTGGGGCTTTCACTCCTCGGACACCGCGGTGGTGGACGGGCTCATCACGAAGCTGCAGGCCGAGTACGACCTGCAGCCGTACTAG
- a CDS encoding DUF4388 domain-containing protein → MAQARKILMADPDLDSVRLLTRALRQRGYQVHYAPDGSRALEICVLRHPDLVLFDEACKLLDARTFIQILRTNPRTEEVPVVLTTTNQDLDRLRGLRLAAHLKKPFNLDEVLGRIEHIFRRAEAAKDLKSEAQEIEGSLSQLGIPDLMQILGMNKRSGKLSLERGNERGEIQVGDGRPVNARLGRVEGEKALFRLLTWTEGTFTFAPGTSPGKPRITRAMDDALLEGMRQADEVNRLMPSLPPRTTRLVIAPDADLPQDQHPVTAQVVDLLRQPRALGEVLDLAPATDLEVLGVLITLMQKGVARVAEGEEEGSGPLLGPAELHALRSRVLRGKSPLKVVTAKVFICGNGPSAARRLFAQLPGLAAVSAEPTAVKSGFGTLGRLELSEVLHLDFCVLPPAEAARPLWRPFSAGAVGALLMDTSEAAVRLASYLAWEIRVPVAVVGNTVPEKLQGAPAGAMALGEDLTEVLRGLLIQSLHPAPATPGMQQGIRAASSA, encoded by the coding sequence GTGGCCCAGGCTCGGAAGATCCTCATGGCGGACCCCGACCTCGACTCGGTGAGGCTGCTGACGCGCGCGCTGAGGCAGAGGGGCTACCAGGTGCACTACGCGCCGGACGGCTCGAGGGCGTTGGAGATCTGCGTGTTGCGGCACCCGGACCTGGTGCTGTTCGACGAGGCGTGCAAGCTGCTGGACGCGAGGACGTTCATCCAGATTCTGAGGACGAACCCGCGGACGGAGGAGGTGCCGGTGGTGTTGACGACCACCAACCAGGACCTGGATCGGCTGAGGGGGCTGCGGCTGGCTGCGCACCTGAAGAAGCCGTTCAACCTGGACGAGGTGCTGGGCCGCATCGAGCACATCTTCCGGCGGGCGGAGGCGGCGAAGGACCTCAAGAGCGAGGCGCAGGAGATTGAAGGCTCGCTGAGCCAGCTGGGCATTCCGGATCTGATGCAGATCCTGGGAATGAACAAGCGCAGCGGGAAGCTGAGCCTGGAGCGAGGCAACGAGCGAGGAGAGATCCAGGTCGGAGACGGGCGGCCGGTGAACGCGAGGCTGGGGAGGGTGGAGGGGGAGAAGGCGCTATTCCGGCTGCTGACGTGGACGGAGGGAACGTTCACCTTCGCGCCGGGAACGAGCCCAGGGAAGCCACGCATCACCCGGGCAATGGACGACGCGTTGCTGGAGGGAATGCGGCAGGCGGACGAAGTGAACCGGCTGATGCCGTCGTTGCCGCCACGGACGACGCGGCTAGTGATCGCGCCGGATGCGGACCTGCCCCAGGACCAGCACCCGGTGACGGCGCAGGTGGTGGACCTGCTGAGGCAGCCGAGGGCGCTGGGAGAGGTGCTGGACCTGGCGCCGGCGACGGACCTGGAGGTGCTGGGAGTCCTCATCACGCTGATGCAGAAGGGTGTGGCGAGGGTGGCGGAGGGAGAGGAGGAGGGGAGTGGCCCTCTGCTGGGACCGGCGGAGCTGCACGCGCTGCGGAGCCGGGTGCTGCGAGGGAAGTCCCCGCTGAAGGTGGTAACAGCAAAGGTGTTCATTTGCGGCAACGGCCCGTCTGCGGCAAGGCGGTTGTTCGCGCAGTTGCCGGGCCTGGCGGCGGTGTCGGCAGAGCCCACAGCCGTGAAGAGCGGCTTCGGGACACTGGGCAGGCTGGAACTGAGCGAAGTGCTGCACCTGGACTTCTGCGTCCTGCCCCCGGCGGAGGCAGCGCGGCCGCTATGGCGCCCCTTTAGCGCGGGAGCGGTGGGAGCCCTGCTGATGGACACCTCCGAGGCAGCAGTGCGCCTCGCCAGCTACCTGGCTTGGGAGATCCGAGTGCCCGTGGCCGTGGTGGGGAACACCGTGCCTGAGAAACTGCAGGGTGCCCCAGCCGGAGCCATGGCGCTAGGAGAAGACCTGACCGAAGTCCTCCGAGGCCTGCTCATCCAGAGCCTTCACCCGGCCCCCGCCACACCAGGGATGCAGCAGGGAATACGCGCCGCTTCTTCAGCTTGA
- the dapF gene encoding diaminopimelate epimerase, producing the protein MAERERIFKYHGLGNDFVVLDRRQTGVDIDAEQSRWMCDRRRGIGADGVLSLLPSAAGLARMVVHNADGSIAEMCGNGLRCAVKYLVDSSGGRPERIQVETGAGVLSCVPGYGEGGVAEVDISMGPARLVAPNLPSGATGQPFLEAPVPGHAGLRGSAVSMGNPHLVLLDRPLDEAERLGPTLERHPSFPDRTNVEFVRVDADGLTVVVWERGCGLTQACGTGACAAATAAVLAKRLPADAWLRVTLPGGDLRIRVPSDLSDIRLRGPVAFVFEGVVGLPSGR; encoded by the coding sequence GTGGCGGAACGCGAACGCATCTTCAAGTACCACGGGCTCGGGAACGACTTCGTCGTGCTCGATCGGCGCCAGACGGGCGTGGACATCGACGCCGAGCAGTCTCGGTGGATGTGCGACCGGCGGCGAGGCATCGGCGCGGACGGAGTCCTCTCGCTCCTTCCCTCGGCGGCCGGCCTGGCGCGGATGGTGGTGCACAACGCCGACGGCAGCATCGCGGAGATGTGCGGCAACGGCCTGCGCTGTGCGGTGAAGTACCTCGTGGACTCCTCCGGCGGTCGGCCCGAGCGCATCCAGGTCGAGACCGGCGCCGGAGTCCTCTCGTGTGTCCCGGGTTACGGCGAGGGCGGAGTGGCCGAGGTGGACATCTCCATGGGGCCCGCGCGGCTGGTGGCTCCGAACCTGCCCTCGGGGGCCACGGGCCAGCCGTTCCTCGAGGCGCCCGTGCCGGGCCACGCGGGGCTGCGCGGCTCGGCGGTGAGCATGGGCAACCCGCACCTCGTCCTGCTGGATCGTCCGCTGGATGAGGCCGAGCGCCTGGGCCCGACGCTGGAGCGCCACCCCTCCTTTCCGGACCGGACCAACGTCGAGTTCGTGCGGGTGGACGCGGATGGCCTCACGGTGGTGGTGTGGGAGCGAGGCTGCGGGCTGACGCAGGCGTGCGGGACGGGCGCCTGCGCGGCGGCGACGGCGGCGGTGCTGGCGAAGCGGCTGCCGGCGGATGCCTGGCTGCGAGTCACTCTTCCGGGCGGGGACCTGCGCATCCGGGTCCCCTCGGACCTGTCCGACATCCGCCTCCGAGGCCCGGTGGCGTTCGTTTTCGAGGGCGTTGTGGGGCTCCCATCGGGTCGGTAA